The DNA sequence CACACTAGGGGGCCCCTGTgatttagattaattattattttgattgacAAGATTACAACTATTCCGTGCATGATGCAAAAATCGTGTAAGATCTTAAGTTTGCGTGAGTATGTGAATGGGTGTGTGTGCGTGCGTGAGAGTGTATTTGTGTGGCTGAGAGATGTTATAAGCGTGCGTGCGCTGTGTCTGGAACTGTCTAATATTGGGATATAATTCAGAGAGATTAAGGTAGAATGTTCTAGGTTGTATGTCAAAATTCAGTATGTTGTTCAAATACGGGACTCTTAGCATTCTCTACGTACAGTATAGAGTTAGTCTTTAGAATAATATGACCCATAACCACATGTTATACAGTGGaatctctataactcgaacctcgttaagtcgaaatccccagtaagtcgaaaaaaattgccATTCCCTTCCGCACAACCCCTTTATACGCGATCTCTCAAATTATTTAGACTTTGTAActcgaaaaaaatgttatttccctacgaaatattgataatacatatatgaatGAATACATTCAAAAATCAACTTAGAAATCGCGCCTCTGTAAGTCGAAATTTCAGCACTTAAATCGATGTCCCGAAGTTCTTGTTAAGacgaaaactttttttataaaataatttattccagTTATAGAGATTCCACTATGTTAcgttttcataaaaactaaaacaatcCAAATCAAGCAATATTCTCTTTTCATGAAAGCGTAAAATCAACTTGATATACTTAAAAACTACTGCATGGTTCACAAATAGGTATAGGAAAGTGTGCGATTTTGGggatattttttctataacaAGATATTTCACTTGAgacaatgtttttatattttaaactcaCCTTTATCTTGGAGATATCAACACCTGTGACGCCTTTGACAAGGTCCGGGATGCTTTGGACAATGCTCAGTACTTCGCCTGTTAATTTAGCAGCCCCAACTTCACCGTCACCGCAGGAGACCATTGTAACTTTACGCGCTTGAGATAATGGAGCGGCGACTTCAGCAGCAACCTGAAAAGAAAGAACCTCATTACCTTTATTGATTCCAAATAGATAGTTCAGGAGGAGGTCTTTACCCAAAAGGGATCGATACTGCAGAAGCAGCAGAACACGACGTAATGGAAATAAGAATAACTAACATAGACTAAGTGtctaacaaattttttttttatagtgtaGAATTTaagtggctttattattattacatacatattattatttacttttattcaatttatagaTAGGAGAAAACTAATTATACGTTATACGATTAATGGAAATTGGTATACCTAAGTGtcgatattaaaatgtatgcaTGATaagaatgtatttattttattccctTCCGCAGAAACTGCCACTGCAATTCCTAGGATGTGTAGGTTAGCTTATCACAAATCTTAGtggttttctaatgtaacatattatgatttcattatataatactgtaaaatttaaaaaatttatattataaatttctcCTGAAATTGATCCCTTCCACTTCTGAAAGTTTTGCAGAGCTATCTCTTGCAAAAAGAGATAATATATGTCTCTAGACAACATATTAATAGTTTGTGAGATTTCTGATAAGGATAAATGCTGTCTGTTAAAGGGTTtcagtttttattgttatttttgtgtgttcCGAGATTTTAGTTTTACCGAGTTCCCctgcgttcaagtattacgtaacgtattttgggggggggggtccttttgtgtAACGTTAcaatgcggggcggggattaaattacgcgttattgttaatatttttttcgacttacaccacataatagtaactagaGTCACTAgttggtcacgaaacgttttactgcTCCCTTAAGCATTCTTAACTCTGAGGCAATGCAAACACCATGTTTTCCCCGTGTGccattaaaacattatttttaattattagtaaaaaaaaccgGCATGTCTAAAGATACAAAGTTGTAGTTAAAATGTTTAGTACACGTGTAAAGATGTTAAAGAtgacaaaacatttaaaaaaaaattgaagataAGAACAACCTTGtcgattaaattaaatagttttgcCTTTATCAGTGACATGGTGTGTATAATAGTGATTGGCTATACATAGTTGAGAATATTAAAATCCACTctgtaaaagatatttttctttcaaattaaattttatttaatgatcagTGACAAATcagttataattaacattttgtCAAAGTCTAAGTTAATATCgcttcataaatataaaactattaactaactatttattatctaatttagACCGAATATATGAAATTCAACAGCTTAGGGGATCAGtggtaaaataaacttttacacTTGGTTCTTAGCAAAGCAAATACTTTGGTAGGCAAatttcaaagcttttaaaaccCATCGGGTAAACATATAGTCAACATCAAAATAGTTTGCATCTAgcatgaacgtcaaaaataaattaaactacttTAATTTACGGCCAGTTCATAAAGAAACTTCGCCACGCCTTTCAATTAGGtactattttgttttacaaataacaaacaatttgatCGAAACGTAATGGAGTAAATCGTGaaattaaactgaaatttattttagattgattttacattttaaaatgagAATTGGGAATGGCGAAATAGAAGCAAGCACTAATTATAGTGAACAAATTTAGATACTActacaaaatattcatatctatctatttatatacaattgttTGAGTTGGTCTACGAAGTCTTTCAAGCATTTGTCTCTATGTGCTTTAATATTTTGACCACATTGCTCAGAAACCTTGAAAAACTAGAATAGTAACCGGGTAAATGGAGGAAAAGAGATCAAGGGGACGGAGTGGGATAGCATCAGAAATAAAGCAGCAGTGCAGTAATCTGCCAAAACCACGCTCAGCAGTGAGCAAGCGATCGTAGATGgttttgatgtatttttaGTTTCAAAAGACTATAGCCTAACCCTATGGCTccatattttgtaaaacgttacgatgcggggtggggattaaattacgcgttattgttaatatttttttgacttacaccacataatagtaactaaagagtcactaggtggtcacaaaacgttttactatacttgggtactgaaaaacgttacggcgagttacatggggggaggtcaataatctccaaaaattgcgttacgtaatgccctttggcattgagagtgtccatcggcggcggtatcaattaacatcaggtgagcctcctgcccgtttgctccctgttctataaaaaaaacaaaatatcgcTCGCTCGGCTGCTCGTATCTCAAAACACTCGTATATCGAGGTACCActgtatacataaataatcaGAAACCGCACGCGGCTCAATTGAAGcattgttgtttattattaaaatttcaaactaATATCATATACTAATTAATCGATATAGACTAGTAAAGTTAAGCAAAACCTAAATCGGAAAGACGTACCATACGTTACGTCTTTACGATGTATGGTTACATACACAATGGCTGCTTGGCCGCGTTATATGTCCAAATTAAGTCCAACCTAGGTCGTAGCCTCAGGTTTcgtgtatctgtttcgtattttttttttcttaaaaaagcAAGTAAgtatcagccttctgtgccagACACATGTCGAATTTGGGTCTAATACCGGTTTCTCGCGCCCTTTATACTCTGATATTTCATTCGTAGAGTTCTGACATTTTATCAGTGTtgctagtaaaaaaaaaactccaccgaaaaagggaaAAATTTGACACATTAGAGggcaatacaaaataaaatgctacgtatttttttgttttacctacaaaaaggttaatctaaatatttacttactcaagtgacctaatataaaaataactaatatttcaatatcacgaacaatatatcgaattaactttattactttattttattcttcagctggcatcactgcctactaattccaggttttACTAAATTTTATGTGAAATGTTATCTTATCTTTTgcgttttttattgtttgtgggATGGAATTATCAATCGCCGTAAAACCACTTTTGATGTGgagcacttaataaaatggatatattcactaaaaaataaaatgtatgtatagtctctgttcagactcgtattgaaattttaaatctgcccggccaaaaaggtttgtcatctctgacatgtcaaaaaatgatagctgtcagaattctctgaatttaaaaatcagagtataagTACAACCTATGTTTAATTCGCACATAaacgtccattggtgcacagcgtTTTGAACACACGACCTCATGGTTGAGAGGCGCATGCTTACAACTTTAGTTAAGTTAAAAGTCCATTTTAAAAGCCAATAAACTTTAAAcacatgattttaaaaaattggacTTATGCCTAGCAATCTGTTCTGAAAAGTCAAATAGATATGTTACCCTTGGCAAAGTGTCCAGCATCATATCGATCATCGCAGCGGACCCATATTCATCCCAAGCATCTGCTTTCTTCGCCATTTGTTCGGCATCGGCCACTGCCTTGGCTTTAATAGCGTACGCTTCGGCctgtcaaaaattatatatattataattatacgtATAGCAACATTCTCAAGGGAGCTATGGCAGCAGGAGATATTGATTACCATAGTCTATATAAACTGAAGTGAACACTTTCTATGGATTTTGTCCAATATATTAGAACCCTTACGACGGTTTATTTTTTGGAACTTACCTCTCCGCGAACTTTGACCGCCTCCGCTTCAGCCTCCGCTTCGAGAACAGTCTTCAGCCGGTGAGCTTCGGCGATCTTCTCCAAACGGAACTTTTCTGCCTCCGCTGGTCTATAAGAAAAATCATTAAACGATTTCTCAAACATGATTGCTTAAAAGCACTCGCgaaaaatctataaatgtaaaatgcgTGGATCTCAAAAATTACTGaactgattttgatgaaacttgGACTTTGTAAGTACTAACTTTAGTCCGAGAAATTTTTGGACACATACATAGACTTAAATAGTACACGCGCTTGGAAGCTCAAAAATTACTGaactgattttgatgaaacttaGACTTCCTAAGTAATATAACTTTAGTGATAAACTTTAGTCTGAGAAATTTTTTGACACATACATAGACTTAGATAGCACACGCGCTTGGAAGCTCAAAAATCACTGAattgattttgatgaaacttaGACTTCCTAAGTAATATTACTTTAGTTCGAGAAATTTTTAGACACATACATACACTTATAAAATGTAGCACACGCGCTTGTAACcacaaataattacataataatcttATGTAATACACAAATAAGTCTCCCAAAAACACACACTCCAGTACTAGATAAGTAATCTACAGTTAAATTACAGCCCGAAAGGCAAAGCGTTTGAAATGTTGTGTGATatatcgtcatagtcgtataatagtgacggatctgacaaatagtaaactttacagggcagccatttcaaaataatataatcatgttagtttttgtcatacctatattctgttattataaaatattggtaTACAAGCAAActaaagggtttgttttgaaacaaaataaaaataataacataaaattacacagttttctagaaaactcaCACACAcatggaattttttttaatgtagccgtGATATTTAACCAAAtctgataaaaagtggattttggatttttttcaaatcgaTATGCAAAAAATACTAGTTACGCTAGAGTTCCTTAAAAAACTCACTTGCGAACAGTCGCCTCCAACTCTCTCTCACGCCGTTGAACTTCCCATTTCTGAACATTGATCTCTTGGGTACGTTCGACAACCGCTATTTGCATTTGTTCCTCTTTAATACGTTGCTTCGTTTTCGCCGCTTGCAACTCGTACGCCATTTCCGCTTCAGCCTGAAAtggtaatacaataaaaaaatataatatatgtatatagtagATCTGTTTCAtgccaatatttaagaaaaaaaaacgtattCAATAACCTATGGATAGTGGGTTGGTAAATGTATAATACTAGttggatatttattttattaaatatataatatttagactTTTTAGTAGATAaaactttgaaaaatattctattaggGATAATGTAGGATTATAATGTTGAAAGAACTTTACAAATAGGTCCAATAGTTTTAAAGACTATTCaattcaaacaaatatttcctgtttacaatattagtgtagaaatgtattgaaatattGATTGACATTGATTATAAAAAGTGACCAACTTCAGACGAAGAACTTTTCTGactttttatgttacacttcttttggcgcgttagggaaaaacaatggaagtaaatttttacgatgcgcgcgcacaccgtcacaaaaaccgacaccctaaagttagctatagtcaacattttagttttttctatcgtgagtgtcgttttttctacaaacgtagaataacatttttgaaaagatttttcttttcttctaAATGTCATATCTGATGACTAACGATTACTGAACCTATTTGGGTAAAACTTGAACCGTTCTCTAATTTGGAATTTAcctaaatttaaatcataaaagtaTCACAACTTTCAGTTCTGACAAATTTGTTGACAAACATACGTACATGAAGCCTAAATAGTTACTTAAACATTCAATTCCACCAAAACAAACATTGAATACCTTTATGGTTTGAACTTCTACATCATAAGCGGCCTTTTTCAATTCGAAATCTCGTTGCGCTTTCGATATTTCGGCGTCGTTTAGGAATCTCGCTGCCATTCTTTGTTCTTCAGCCATTGCCTCCTTTATTCTGGCTTCAGCATGAGCTTCAGCCTCTCCAATTCGAGCATCCCTTTTCACTTCTGCTGTACGCGCCATACCTAGTGCCTTTAGGTAtccctaaaaataataacaatattattgcaCTACATTTAAACAACAGAACTGTCCAAATGCAGgacttaaaaatacattttatcttATTCAGATATTTTTCTCTATTGTAAAAAACAACGGTACGTAAATTCTACGAAattacaattgtttttttaattaggacATTtaccaatgttttttttacgttACTAAAATGACGTTATCGGGCGCTTCTGTTCAggtggtctaagatcccgatatacaacgaccttcaccgagatgcttatttaatgaaacgtattttatatttaatttaatatgtcaataaatataatccatatgggttgcctagcaaatttcagtccagagtattttaattaatatttaaaaaaaaatatttttttaaacatttcaccggtatgattattagtaaaattctataccaatcgaaagtatgaagcccatagaatatgcaaacgttaggttgtttttaatcaattaattatttatgtgtatattttttatgtgacactaaagtatagactgaaatttgctaggcaacccatataggtagattatatttattgacatattaaattaaatataaaatacgtttcattaaataagcatctcggtgaaggtcgttgtatatcgggatcttatactaagGGGTTTGTTTATAATTGTAGTCCAAATATCGTTTATAAATGCAACGATTTTGTAGAAATATTTCCAATAGTGAATTGTATAAAGccttaatttgaatttgaatctGTGTATTCCAAATTCGTCAACAACGAATACTTATCAAAGGTTATTTGTCTACATATAAGATCTTATCATTATATCCAATTATTGTTGTCATGTTCACATGAGTGTATGCACAGTACACACCCATTGTACAGTAACCCATTAAAcgataacaatatattaaagtatattGTAATATAGAAAGCATTGttaccttttttatttatttaaaattcaaacctTGGTAGCGACCTCTAAatgtcatttaaaaatttaaaaaaaaatactgaaacaCTTTTTTATGGTATATGTATTACCAAATAACGTGGTGCCCTGcgaaattaatgaaaaaaaatttttcttaGGAATAAGGACCAACCTAATGCACACATAAGTTCACTTAGGTCCATACACTGGAGACTGGAGTAACGTAAGAGCAGGTACAGAACAGACTGGTACGTACCAGACGTACTACGTACGTACTACGTTAACGTACTCATCAGAAGCACCAGGGCTACCACTGAAATTCTTTATTGTACCACACTTACTATTGAAGATAATCTTTATATGTTACTTGTAGGATTTTAGTCCACATACATGACTCGTTTGTCAAAAATGTTATAGATTTAGAGACATACaagagaaatattttttgaagtaaaacttctttatcgacgtatgggagaaattttgtagcaaatcgtcacgtttttcggttacgcgcatctttttcttgtttctaccacggttgatccgaagagtttcgaagccattaataacaaaaatatataataacgataacaatgatagtaataattctattacaattaataaaattctgtaataatcttagtagtaataagttaaaatcaaataattgtatttgtattcatgtcaatgacaataaaagccttttgttaaactttatctaatttaactttattaaaccaatttctgtaaagttgcatatagtagatcatttttcgaaaaataaggtcataaagaagtttcacatcttacgtgtgtacactagtacacgcatacattttttttatttttcaattatatgCATGCATGACGCCATTTACTACAAAGCATCTACTTTATATGTTGTtccgtattttatttattgtcttaCCAACAAACTCGTTTGTCTATtgtgaagatttttttaaaattctactttaattaaatcaagCATAAAACCTAAGACAAGCCTTCTTAAATACTACTGAGCCAATTTCTACAAGCACCACGCTAATTTATAAAGTAGCATACCTTCGCCTCCTGCCATGCCATGCCATgttaaaagaataaatatgACGAGTAAATGgctattatgattattataaaatctactaaatttTAAGATGCAGGCATGCTATTTGCCTTGAACGATTTTGCTTTGCTAATgatataaacaaattgataTGTTGAAAAATCAGACTTCAAAAtctttaaacttaaaatcggCAGTAATGTACAGTAATCTATACTGTCTaatgaaagaaatataaattgatatGTATTGTTATTAGGTATGACGTCCAAGCTTTTTGAAGCCAGTTGAAAAAAAAGCTCCTATGTCATACTAAGAACCTTTATAATTCTAATTGAACCAAATTTCAGAAATTGTGTGTGACTAGAGGTGACGTAAGCGGGCCATAAACggaccgcatattgcagtcaaGATCAACTGCAATATGCGGACGCAAaaatctgcagtttccatactaaattcatatacccaatacacggaccgctcgagcagttcctgagcaaaccgcatattgcagtcggtcttgactgcaacatgcggtccgtctatggcccgcttaaggGACTCTtttttaatcgatttttttattgtaatataatgttaaCATACCTCTTCATCTCTTATGTCTTTAAGAGTATAGGAGACAACAGTTATACCCATGTTTATAAGATCACTGGAGGCAACTTCAAagaccttaaataaattaaaaacacattaaacattcataatatagaggaaattaaaaaaaaaacaaagtttacaataaatacGCTGACCATACAAAACAtactttttttgaaaatatttttctatccTTATAAATTTCTTCTACTGTCATTGACCCCATAATAGCACGCTGATGACCTTCTAGAGTCACAAGGGCTATATGTTGAATTTCTTGCTCTGATTTACCCAAGAACTGCTCACAGGCAGATAGAAGCATCTCAGCATTCTGACCTTGGATCTTAACCTgtaattataagaataaaaaattaaaaaccttatAAACGAACAacctgaaattttttttagaatgaCAAGTTCTACCTATGGCTAAGTTCAACAAAATTGTCagttaaaaatagtttgaGCCTGATTTTGATTACTAgcaatgtaaatattaatttttttagatctATATATAATCTTTACACTATACATTGATTTTACTATTGCTCAGAAAGTATGCaatctattaaatttaataacacaatatatacaatatgggggattattacatataaatatttttataggattaaaaaataatctaaaacatCTGTCTAGCCTACGACATTGTCCTTTGCGGACCATTAACATAATTAAGGTCAGAACAATAATAGCGATGACTAATGTAAAATGATTACCTGTGCGATGCCAGTCACAGATATAGGCACACCCTGAATTGTATAAACTGTTGGAGACTCTACTTGCAGGGTCATTGTGTTAAGAGATATTCTTTGTACACGTTGAATAGCTGGCCAGACAAATGCTCGACCACCCGGTACCAAAAGGGGCTTGGAATAACAGCATCCTAAGTAAAAGATAAGGTTATTAACACATACCACACCTCTCAGCATATCAAATATGAACTAATTTAAATGCAAAGCATCCTTTATAAatgaattgttaaaaattaataaaaattaaaattgatatatattatgttagaaACAAATCGCAACTCTGaggttaattataataattcgcAGTTAAGGCATTGAAATGAAGCATTTAAGATGATTAATGagtagtattttaaatacaacctCCTTACTCACTAACTTACCATGacttatatttgtattaaattgtttttctttaagggCAAGCAGATGCCATTTAGATAAGGCACATCTTTAAAGATACCAATAAAATGCTAGTTTTAAATCAAAGGACCTCGGGTTTATAGAAATTGTGTATTATCAAATAAACCATAAAAGGAATAGTTGAAATGAGAAGTCATCTAAAAGAAAGCTGCATGTACTACTACCCTTTATTtagtgaaatttatttttttacatattttattagataaattacttttagtaTTGCAGCGTctacagtttttttttgttaaatatatctacttttcttatgtataatatagtaGATATGTTGTACAAGtcatgtttataataatgaagCATAGAAAATTAAGAGTACCTACTTCTTTCCCATTTCTATACCCAAATGTAATAATGTTTGCTTTGTCCATgagatgttatttttaatatactgcCCTGCTACTGTCATAAGACAGTGTTATCTGGTACTTATCTAGTCAAAGAGTCTTATGAGTCGTTGTTATGTTCTTATTAAGTGACACCACTTACCAAGACCAGAATTTGTTGATAAggttgaattatttaaattactgttgtatttataactatgtccatatatgtgtatgtataaacaaaaagtattttccACAACAGACGAACAAAACAAgtgttacaaatatataaaaatagttaaccCGAAGCAGACAATATATATGTTGGACGTAAAAGTATAACATTACCTACGACTCATACAAGGAAAATCACGCGAAAATTCGCACAGCTCATATATAACAGTAATATCTATAAACTGAATTAGTTCAATTAAATCGTAAATGTATCAATGTTtactatgataatataaaaatagagcAAACAATAGCTGTATTAGAGTACCGCAAATTATATACCGCCCAGGATATTGGGCTAGGTAAAGATAAACTTACCCGAAACAACAAGCGCTTCATTAGGACCACAAGTCACAAATCCCCAGGTCATGTTCGatggtttaaatatattcaattcaatttaa is a window from the Pieris napi chromosome Z, ilPieNapi1.2, whole genome shotgun sequence genome containing:
- the LOC125062698 gene encoding flotillin-1 isoform X3 yields the protein MTWGFVTCGPNEALVVSGCCYSKPLLVPGGRAFVWPAIQRVQRISLNTMTLQVESPTVYTIQGVPISVTGIAQVKIQGQNAEMLLSACEQFLGKSEQEIQHIALVTLEGHQRAIMGSMTVEEIYKDRKIFSKKVFEVASSDLINMGITVVSYTLKDIRDEEGYLKALGMARTAEVKRDARIGEAEAHAEARIKEAMAEEQRMAARFLNDAEISKAQRDFELKKAAYDVEVQTIKAEAEMAYELQAAKTKQRIKEEQMQIAVVERTQEINVQKWEVQRRERELEATVRKPAEAEKFRLEKIAEAHRLKTVLEAEAEAEAVKVRGEAEAYAIKAKAVADAEQMAKKADAWDEYGSAAMIDMMLDTLPRVAAEVAAPLSQARKVTMVSCGDGEVGAAKLTGEVLSIVQSIPDLVKGVTGVDISKIKGITEPTPVPTPTARGDSARKAR
- the LOC125062698 gene encoding flotillin-1 isoform X1; translation: MLLLHTKQWSKQFIRALPMIHGVDNTEGANISTQTPCLQLHSKILPKKCLRIKRGCCYSKPLLVPGGRAFVWPAIQRVQRISLNTMTLQVESPTVYTIQGVPISVTGIAQVKIQGQNAEMLLSACEQFLGKSEQEIQHIALVTLEGHQRAIMGSMTVEEIYKDRKIFSKKVFEVASSDLINMGITVVSYTLKDIRDEEGYLKALGMARTAEVKRDARIGEAEAHAEARIKEAMAEEQRMAARFLNDAEISKAQRDFELKKAAYDVEVQTIKAEAEMAYELQAAKTKQRIKEEQMQIAVVERTQEINVQKWEVQRRERELEATVRKPAEAEKFRLEKIAEAHRLKTVLEAEAEAEAVKVRGEAEAYAIKAKAVADAEQMAKKADAWDEYGSAAMIDMMLDTLPRVAAEVAAPLSQARKVTMVSCGDGEVGAAKLTGEVLSIVQSIPDLVKGVTGVDISKIKGITEPTPVPTPTARGDSARKAR
- the LOC125062698 gene encoding flotillin-1 isoform X2, yielding MLLLHTKQWSKQFIRALPMIHGVDNTEGANISTQTPCLQLHSKILPKKCLRIKRGCCYSKPLLVPGGRAFVWPAIQRVQRISLNTMTLQVESPTVYTIQGVPISVTGIAQVKIQGQNAEMLLSACEQFLGKSEQEIQHIALVTLEGHQRAIMGSMTVEEIYKDRKIFSKKVFEVASSDLINMGITVVSYTLKDIRDEEGYLKALGMARTAEVKRDARIGEAEAHAEARIKEAMAEEQRMAARFLNDAEISKAQRDFELKKAAYDVEVQTIKAEAEMAYELQAAKTKQRIKEEQMQIAVVERTQEINVQKWEVQRRERELEATVRKPAEAEKFRLEKIAEAHRLKTVLEAEAEAEAVKVRGEAEAYAIKAKAVADAEQMAKKADAWDEYGSAAMIDMMLDTLPRVAAEVAAPLSQARKVTMVSCGDGEVGAAKLTGEVLSIVQSIPDLVKGVTGVDISKIKGLGSV